A single window of Microplitis demolitor isolate Queensland-Clemson2020A chromosome 7, iyMicDemo2.1a, whole genome shotgun sequence DNA harbors:
- the LOC103577236 gene encoding speckle-type POZ protein B isoform X1, with amino-acid sequence METAYSTTEKHNILYEWKINEFVSFLESYKNCRDYGELNSPKFSTGSKMNDSWYLQLQLERDEQTKNKKKWISIFLNLFSETNTKTRTHCVFFIMDIKKEKKYLNEFNTIFGIEKCWGYSKFIEIEELLKSKSELLPSDTLTLCLGLTVYDDYTSVVSKVPLEETNCKITDCIKDLFTTKMASDIVLVVDNRKFLAHKAILMARSAVFFAMFSNAMKEQKENEVNIPDMNPDIFEKMLEFMYTDEITDIDDNDIVDLLDAAEKYQLPSLKELCERLLIQSLNIDNAIKFMAVGDRYHTELLLEYAAEFIAINISAVSKTIEYEELKKSNLQVFLMIIKKFETVSQNSWLVN; translated from the coding sequence atggaaaCCGCTTATTCTACAACAGAAAAGCATAATATCCTTTACGAATggaaaataaatgagtttGTATCATTTCTTGAATCTTATAAAAACTGTCGAGATTATGGAGAACTcaattcaccaaaattttcaactggCTCTAAAATGAATGACAGCTGGTATCTGCAATTGCAACTTGAAAGAGACGAACAAACGAAGAACAAGAAAAAATGgatatcgatatttttaaatttgtttagtgAAACAAATACTAAAACAAGAACACACTGTGTGTTCTTCATTATggatataaaaaaagagaagaaatatttgaatgaattCAATACGATCTTCGGGATTGAAAAGTGCTGGGGTTACTCGAAGTTCATCGAAATCGaagaattattgaaaagtaaaagtGAGTTGCTGCCATCAGATACACTGACCCTTTGTCTTGGTCTTACAGTATACGATGACTATACATCAGTTGTCAGTAAAGTTCCATTGGAAGAAAcaaattgcaaaattactgATTGCATCAAAGATCTTTTTACCACGAAAATGGCGAGTGATATTGTTCTAGTTGTTGATAACAGAAAATTTCTAGCACACAAAGCAATTTTGATGGCTCGTAGTGCCGTATTTTTCGCAATGTTTTCAAATGCTATGAAAGAACAAAAGGAAAATGAAGTTAATATACCAGATATGAATccagatatttttgaaaaaatgcttGAGTTTATGTATACGGATGAAATAACTGATATTGACGATAATGATATTGTAGATCTGTTAGATGCTGCTGAAAAATATCAACTGCCATCACTGAAAGAATTATGCGAGCGATTACTTATTCAgtcattaaatattgataatgcCATTAAATTTATGGCTGTAGGTGATCGTTATCACACTGAACTTTTGTTGGAATATGCAGCGGAATTTATTGCCATTAATATTTCGGCGGTTTCAAAAACTATCGAGTatgaagaattgaaaaaatctaatttacaAGTTTtcttaatgataattaaaaaatttgagactGTTAGTCAGAATAGTTGGCTAGTAAATTAG
- the LOC103577234 gene encoding cilia- and flagella-associated protein 52: MDIKALSVLGIIGFDGVTKHGLQLHPNGKYLIYSMGNKVTIKNIETGEQIFLSGHTDVITTLCISPCGKYIASGQITHLGFKAMVIIWNYEEKNMRGSYEIHKGKVEDICFTCKSNYLISLGGRDDGKIIVWDIDKNMAICGTFASTDIAGNALTLARVNVRDQCFLTGGDGTLRIWRIDSHARKVYGSNIKVGKVRRCINCIAINDKDQEAYWGTSSGDIIMTRLNYDSDINNLEPSTSPVMVGCYSKIPEDPKKLKTGVGNLYPGGVTQLLLLQNKKIIVGTGDGTIELIEIVPVPAGAAAKQLVKLPSTPQIRTLKKTRVRGTVTSVTCYEKNSFLVGTSCCEIYEINSINLKSNIILTCHTDSVYDVAFPHNYSEIFATGSKNDIRLWHLQSQKELLRITVPNFVCTSLCFFYDGKLILSAWNDGIVRAFKPQSGSLFFSIENAHIKAVSAIGVTKDGKTLITGGCDGQVRIWQLLKNAQRLKAILKEHRGPITSLHVSYNDEEVVSSSTDGTCVIWDIIDCSRKQVIMGNTMFMSTKFHPNGLQVLTCGTDRKVGYWETLDGSIVREVEGSTIGSINCLDISPDGSHFVTGGNDCLVKFWEYISGDITHIGVGHAAVLTACRFSSNSLYIVTTSADGAVIIWKNPVNNSDDCKSVKSDSKKSNSSHEGSSCRQTYLQEENVGNMSRRSVSSVDSVRTVHESKKDNGSCQYDPIQPSKDNCQCKDEASGEAIGSPSKSEKSKIISNKKTDDSSKNSVKSQGCCHGKDSREKLSTRTDSVRSILEDGESKALEINQRNSLNKNKNVVLVSSTRK; this comes from the exons atggaTATTAAAGCACTCAGTGTATTAGGAATTATCGGTTTTGATG gTGTAACTAAGCATGGACTGCAACTTCATCCcaatggaaaatatttaatttattcaatgggAAATAAAGttaccataaaaaatattgaaacagGAGAACAGATTTTCTTATCAGGGCACACTGATGTCATTACCACACTTTGTATTTCTCCCTGTGGTAAATACATTGCTTCTGGACAAATTACTCACTTAGGATTCaaa gCTATGGTGATTATATGgaattatgaagaaaaaaatatgagaggAAGTTATGAAATTCATAAAGGCAAAGTCGAAGACATTTGTTTCACatgtaaaagtaattatctgaTCAGTTTAGGCGGAAGAGAtgatggaaaaataattgtttgggatattgataaaaatatggcAATTTGcg gAACATTTGCTAGTACAGATATTGCTGGTAATGCTCTGACACTTGCCCGAGTAAACGTTCGTGATCAATGTTTTCTAACAGGTGGAGATGGTACTTTAAGGATTTGGCGGATAGATTCGCATGCACGTAAAGTTTACGGATCAAATATTAAAGTTGGAAAAGTACGTCGGTGTATTAATTGTATTGCTATTAATGATAAAGATCAGGAAGCTTATTGGGGCACTTCTTCAGGAGACATTATAATGACgcg GCTGAATTACGACAgcgatataaataatttagagcCTTCGACATCACCGGTGATGGTTGGATGTTACTCAAAAATACCTGAAGAtccgaaaaaattgaaaactggAGTCGGAAATTTGTACCCCGGTGGAGTAACACAATTACTTTTGttgcagaataaaaaaataattgtaggtACTGGTGATGGTAcaattgaattaattgaaatcGTACCGGTTCCTGCTGGTGCAGCAGCTAAGCAATTAGTTAAATTACCAAGTACTCCACAAATACGTACT ttaaaaaaaacgcGAGTACGCGGTACAGTGACGTCAGTTACTtgctatgaaaaaaattcatttctcgtTGGTACATCGTGCTgcgaaatttatgaaataaattcaattaatttaaaaagtaatataattttaacatgCCACACTGACTCTGTTTATGATGTTGCATTTCCTCA caatTACTCGGAAATTTTTGCTACCGGAAGTAAAAATGACATACGACTATGGCACTTGCAGTCACAAAAAGAATTACTAAGAATTACTGTACCGAATTTTGTATGTACTAGTCTCTGTTTTTTCTATGACGGCAAACTTATTTTATcag ctTGGAATGATGGAATCGTAAGAGCATTTAAGCCACAAAGtggtagtttatttttttcaattgaaaacgCACATATTAAAGCTGTTTCCGCTATTGGTGTAACTAAAGATGgaaaaactttaattactgGTGGTTGTGACGGACAG gtacGAATATGGCAATTACTTAAAAACGCTCAACGTCTAAAAGCAATTTTAAAAGAACACAGAGGACCTATTACTTCACTACACGTGTCTTATAACGATGAGGAAGTAGTAAGTTCAAGTACTGACGGGACTTGTGTCATCTGGGACATCAT AGATTGTTCAAGAAAACAAGTAATTATGGGTAATACCATGTTCATGTCCACGAAATTCCATCCAAATGGACTACAAGTTTTGACTTGTGGTACGGATCGCAAAGTCGGCTACTGGGAAACACTAGACGGTTCAATAGTCCGTGAAGTCGAAGGATCAACAATTGGTTCAATAAATTGCTTGGATATCAGTCCAGATGGTTCACATTTTGTAACAGGTGGAAATGATTGCTTGGTTAAATTCTGGGAGTACATTTCCGGTGACATTACTCACATAGGAGTAGGTCATGCTGCTGTTTTAACCGCATGTAGATTCAGTTCTAACAGCCTGTACATCGTGACAACGAGTGCTGACGGTGCTGTTATCATTTGGAAGAATCCTGTTAATAATTCTGACGATTGTAAAAGTGTTAAAAGTGATTCTAAAAAATCAAACAGTAGCCATGAAGGTTCTAGTTGCCGGCAAACTTATTTACAGGAAGAAAATGTTGGCAATATGAGCCGCAGATCGGTTTCTTCCGTCGATAGTGTTAGGACAGTTCATGAAA gtaAAAAAGACAATGGGTCGTGTCAATATGATCCAATTCAACCATCCAAAGACAACTGCCAGTGTAAAGATGAAGCTTCCGGTGAAGCTATTGGCAGTCCGAGTAAATCggaaaagtcaaaaattatttccaataaaaaaactgacgactcatcaaaaaattctgttaaatCTCAAGGTTGTTGTCATGGTAAAGATAGTagagaaaaattatcaacacgAACAGACAGCGTAAGAAGTATTCTAGAAGATGGAGAATCAAAAGCTCTGGAAATAAATCAACGAAattctttgaataaaaataaaaatgtagtCTTGGTATCATCTACTAGAAAGTGA
- the LOC103577235 gene encoding autophagy protein 12-like, translating to MADKEEEESITQVTSDNTGDNTTDKPPAEEAELESLKQTLSETNLSGNDGFQSAPKDKTKIDILLKAAGNAPIMKKKRWSVSPEQHIGWISEFIKKYLKLDTNERLFLYINQTFAPAPDQTVQNLYDCYGTDGKLIIHYCKSQAWG from the exons atggccgataaagaagaagaagaaagtaTAACTCAAGTAACAAGTGATAACACAGGTGATAATACGACAGATAAACCACCAGCTGAAGAAGCTGAGTTAGAATCATTGAAACAGACACTTTCTGAAACGAATTTATCAGGAAATGATGGATTTCAATCAGCACCAAAGGATAAGACTAAAA TTGATATTTTACTAAAAGCTGCTGGCAATGCTCCGATTATGAAGAAGAAAAGATGGTCAGTGAGTCCAGAGCAACATATTGGATGGATATCggaatttattaagaaatatttaaaactcgaCACAAATGAAAGActg ttcCTGTATATCAACCAGACATTTGCACCAGCACCCGATCAAACAGTTCAAAATCTGTATGATTGCTATGGGACtgatggaaaattaattattcattattgtaAAAGTCAAGCATGgggttga
- the LOC103577232 gene encoding 26S proteasome non-ATPase regulatory subunit 12: MAEPVTTDTGRLVKMEVDYTSNCDVKIPECKKLAQDGKIHDALDQLLVLEKLTRTGADMISTSRVLVAIVEICFEAKNWAALNEHIVLLSKRRSQLKQAVTKMVQECCTYIDKTPDRETMIKLIETLRSVTEGKIYVEVERARLTHRLAKLKEEDGDITNAASIMLELQIETYGSMTKREKAALILEQMRLCLAKQDFVRTQIIAKKISIKFFEDQDDAETQTLKLKYYELMMELAKHEGWYLELCRHNRAVLETPTIKDDPKKRHTALSRAVLYLVLAPHEPEQADLTHRLLADKLIDEIPTYKELLRLFVNPELIKWSGLCDIYEQELRATEVFTASTEEGRKRWTELRNRVVEHNIRIMAKYYTKITLTRMAELLDLPVEETEACLCKLVETGVISARTDRPAGVVRFTGTQEPAAVLDAWAASLNKLMSLVNHTTHLIHQEEMLAVANA; encoded by the exons ATGGCAGAACCAGTGACTACTGATACCGGTAGACTAGTTAAAATGGAAGTTGATTACACCAGTAATTGTGATGTTAAAATTCCTGAATGTAAAAAGTTAGCACAAGATGGAAAAATTCACGATGCACTCGATCAACTTTTggttttggaaaaattaactcgaacg gGCGCTGACATGATTTCAACCTCACGTGTACTTGTAGCAATAGTAGAAATTTGTTTCGAAGCTAAAAATTGGGCTGCACTAAATGAACACATTGTGTTGTTGTCTAAGAGACGTTCTCAATTGAAACAAGCGGTCACGAAAATGGTCCAAGAGTGCTGTacttatattgataaaactcCTGATAGAGAAACGATGATCAAACTCATTGAAACTTTAAGATCTGTTACTGAAGGaaag atttacGTTGAAGTTGAACGTGCTCGTTTGACTCATCGTCTTGCTAAATTAAAAGAAGAAGATGGTGATATCACTAATGCAGCATCAATAATGTTGGAGCTTCAAATCGAGACGTATGGTAGTATGACCAAACGAGAAAAAGCAGCTCTGATACTTGAACAAATGCGTCTTTGTTTGGCTAAACAAGATTTCGTTCGAACACAAATAATTGCCAAGAAAATTAGCATCAAGTTTTTTGAAGATCAGGATGACGCAGAAACTCaaacacttaaattaaaatactatga atTGATGATGGAGCTAGCAAAGCATGAAGGCTGGTATTTAGAACTGTGCCGTCACAACCGCGCCGTCCTGGAGACTCCAACAATAAAAGATGATCCAAAAAAACGTCATACCGCACTCTCACGTGctgttttatatttagttttagCTCCACATGAGCCGGAACAAGCGGATTTAACTCATAGATTACTtgctgataaattaattgatgaaataCCGACATACAAAGAATTGCTACGACTTTTCGTCAACCCCGAGCTTATCAAATGGTCAGGACTGTGTGACATTTATGAACAAGAACTACGAGCAACTGAAGTTTTTACTGCGTCCACAGAAGAAGGACGTAAACGATGGACTGAATTACGAAATCGTGTCGTTGAACAT aaCATAAGAATAATGGCCAAGTACTATACGAAAATAACTTTGACTCGAATGGCTGAGTTACTTGACTTGCCAGTAGAAGAAACTGAAGCTTGTCTATGCAAATTAGTTGAAACTGGAGTAATAAGTGCCCGTACTGATAGACCAGCTGGAGTTGTACGTTTTACTGGTACTCAAGAACCTGCTGCTGTTCTTGACGCCTGGGCTGcatcactaaataaattaatgagcCTTGTAAATCACACAACGCATCTCATTCATCAAGAAGAAATGCTTGCCGTCGCTAACGCGTGA
- the LOC103577233 gene encoding uncharacterized protein LOC103577233 isoform X2 codes for MATVFESPFLSNRLRQIEERYEEPATFGRCDCTSYSYLALSVVLFTIGTAVTILSLGDAVDGHIFSNLGHMWLVGPIFICSGLMVAVKCILYLRRKSVIQMIFHQRQLFRELASAQGVGGSGAGTPGPPPYDSIAQGQGPSELPPPTYAEAVALLHQNEIHGAKFSSETQADSSLLSVGTTRAKP; via the exons ATGGCCACGGTTTTTGAGAGTCCATTTCTTTCAAACAGACTTAGGCAAATCGAAGAACGTTACGAGGAACCTGCAACGTTTGGCAGATGTGATTGCACAAGCTATAGTTATTTAGCTTTAAGCGttgtattatttacaattggtACTGCTGTTACTATTTTGTCACTTGGCGATGCTGTCGATGgtcatattttttcaaatctcgGCCACATGTGGCTAGTGGGGCCCATTTTTATTTGCTCCGGGCTCATGGTTGCTGTTAAATGTATTCTTTATTTGAGAAGAAAGTCGGTTATACAAATGATTTTTCATCAGCGTCAACTATTTCGA GAATTAGCGAGTGCACAAGGAGTCGGTGGATCCGGAGCTGGTACACCTGGTCCACCACCTTATGATTCAATAGCTCAGGGACAAGGGCCCAGCGAATTGCCACCGCCAACTTACGCCGAAGCTGTTGCGCTTTTACatcaaaatgaaattcatg gtGCAAAATTCTCGAGTGAAACACAAGCAGATAGTAGTCTTTTATCAGTGGGAACAACTCGAGCCAAACCTTAA
- the LOC103577233 gene encoding uncharacterized protein LOC103577233 isoform X1: MATVFESPFLSNRLRQIEERYEEPATFGRCDCTSYSYLALSVVLFTIGTAVTILSLGDAVDGHIFSNLGHMWLVGPIFICSGLMVAVKCILYLRRKSVIQMIFHQRQLFRRLQELASAQGVGGSGAGTPGPPPYDSIAQGQGPSELPPPTYAEAVALLHQNEIHGAKFSSETQADSSLLSVGTTRAKP, from the exons ATGGCCACGGTTTTTGAGAGTCCATTTCTTTCAAACAGACTTAGGCAAATCGAAGAACGTTACGAGGAACCTGCAACGTTTGGCAGATGTGATTGCACAAGCTATAGTTATTTAGCTTTAAGCGttgtattatttacaattggtACTGCTGTTACTATTTTGTCACTTGGCGATGCTGTCGATGgtcatattttttcaaatctcgGCCACATGTGGCTAGTGGGGCCCATTTTTATTTGCTCCGGGCTCATGGTTGCTGTTAAATGTATTCTTTATTTGAGAAGAAAGTCGGTTATACAAATGATTTTTCATCAGCGTCAACTATTTCGA CGTTTACAGGAATTAGCGAGTGCACAAGGAGTCGGTGGATCCGGAGCTGGTACACCTGGTCCACCACCTTATGATTCAATAGCTCAGGGACAAGGGCCCAGCGAATTGCCACCGCCAACTTACGCCGAAGCTGTTGCGCTTTTACatcaaaatgaaattcatg gtGCAAAATTCTCGAGTGAAACACAAGCAGATAGTAGTCTTTTATCAGTGGGAACAACTCGAGCCAAACCTTAA